In a single window of the Porites lutea chromosome 14, jaPorLute2.1, whole genome shotgun sequence genome:
- the LOC140924440 gene encoding large ribosomal subunit protein uL10m-like: MALACIRTAKTNFLAVPFLVSTARVELTRNISKMARSCKAGRNKRREVKPNPRKLMIADQVREVFDSNNMVVVCHFSDLNTQEWEELRFNLGKDEITVKMFPNRVSCKALENTKYCEITPLFLASTFVTYSKEAKVKLLLSAVKKQPKVELLGGKIDNQLLSRKSVMDYSKLPSLTELHGQLLHMLSEPSRRLTTLLGQNQTNLAENLSQYVSQGEEKS, encoded by the exons ATGGCGCTCGCTTGTATTCGAACCGCTAAAACTAACTTTCTTGCTGTACCATTTTTAGTCTCCACTGCTAGGGTAGAATTAACTCGAAATATATCCAAGATGGCTAGGAGCTGTAAGGCTGGAAGAAATAAGAGGAGAGAAGTGAAG ccAAATCCGAGAAAGCTCATGATAGCTGATCAAGTCAGGGAAGTGTTTGATTCCAATAACATGGTTGTTGTATGTCACTTCAGTGATTTGAATACTCAAGAATGGGAAGAATTACGCTTCAATCTTGGTAAAGATGAAATAACGGTCAAGATGTTCCCCAACAGAGTTTCATGCAAGGCTTTAGAAAATACAAAGTACTGTGAAATAACTCCATTATTTTTGGCATCTACATTTGTCACTTACTCTAAAGAAGCTAAGGTGAAGCTATTGCTGTCAGCAGTGAAGAAACAGCCTAAAGTGGAGTTATTAGGAGGTAAAATTGATAATCAGCTATTGTCAAGAAAGTCCGTGATGGATTATTCTAAGTTGCCATCATTAACAGAGCTTCATGGCCAGCTACTACATATGTTATCTGAGCCTTCTAGAAGACTTACAACCCTTCTTGGGCAAAACCAAACTAACCTAGCTGAGAATTTGTCACAGTATGTCAGCCAAGGTGAAGAGAAGAGCTGA
- the LOC140924599 gene encoding hyccin-like isoform X1, whose protein sequence is MDLKTVKEVLESCCKSESPTNIQKLKNDKNLINGIIQNLPEHYAHQLSDPVFKSLFELFRQSGKGEQLFVLQFVPVLIWTYLSASTRRDEKAYGNLEALLLAIYNEMVEIEEQKTKTFRLPSLSRPSIYHEPYQGLTASSTLTETALSRHEQSEMVVTSPGPGRPLNKITGMHRLSVLSAILYQYNANIVYMTEASHHSFCILALRLAKSGFYKLCQRCKEESESYFSTEEVTKLVNHPRITLSTELIQEITHGLYFLMYNGQRVIATKALEDLHWRAAHSLLAPAHMLTSAIKHSLEETGGLPRDGPLGLEIYLSDTQDNQTNSANTGKILALSTSGLKRSSHVSMEYPIVDTEEVEIEVETRKWSSSSDQAANEARKSHKKSHSLGYFKRPGFLSTKDHMELEPIPGTSESSSDLPRPSSSEVNVPSDNTDGVELLATSVSAEGVLDHRF, encoded by the exons ATGGATCTGAAAACGGTGAAAGAAGTTTTAGAG TCATGCTGTAAATCAGAATCACCAACTAACATTCAGAAgttgaaaaatgacaaaaacctGATAAATGGAATAATTCAGAACTTACCTGAGCATTACGCACACCAG TTAAGTGATCCAGTCTTCAAGAGTCTCTTTGAGTTGTTTCGACAAAGTGGAAAAGGAGAACAGCTGTTTGTTCTTCAGTTTGTTCCTGTGTTAATATGGACGTATTTGTCAGCTTCAACAAGGAGAGATGAAAAG GCCTATGGCAATCTTGAGGCGCTGTTATTGGCTATCTACAATGAA ATGGTGGAAATTGAAGAGCAAAAAACCAAAACATTTAGACTGCCATCTTTGTCAAGACCTTCAATTTACCATGAG CCTTACCAGGGACTAACAGCCTCGTCAACGCTAACGGAGACAGCACTGAGTCGACATGAACAGAGTGAGATGGTTGTAACTTCACCAGGTCCAGGGAGACCACTTAATAAAATAACTGGTATGCACAG GCTGTCTGTGTTAAGTGCCATTTTGTACCAGTACAATGCAAATATAGTTTATATGACTGAAGCTTCTCACCACAGCTTCTGCATTTTGGCACTAAG GCTCGCAAAAAGTGGTTTTTATAAACTTTGTCAAAGATGTAAAGAAGAATCTGAGTCCTATTTTTCAACAGAGGAGGTAACAAAGCTGGTCAATCACCCAAGAATCACTCTAAGCACGGAGCTGATTCAAGAGATTACACATGGCCTGTATTTCCTAAT GTACAATGGTCAAAGGGTTATTGCAACTAAGGCTCTAGAAGATCTCCATTGGCGTGCAGCTCACAGTCTGTTAGCTCCAGCCCACATG ttgaccAGTGCCATCAAACATTCATTAGAGGAAACAGGAGGTCTCCCTAGGGATGGTCCTTTGGGACTGGAGATATACCTGTCAGATACACAGGACAACCAAACTAATAGTG CTAACACCGGAAAAATCCTGGCGTTGTCGACTAGTGGATTGAAAAGGTCTAGTCACGTTTCCATGGAATACCCGATCGTGGACACAGAGGAGGTCGAAATTGAAGTTGAAACAAGAAAATGGAGTTCCTCTTCTGACCAGGCTGCGAATGAAGCGAGAAAGTCGCACAAGAAATCTCACAGCCTCGGTTACTTCAAGCGTCCAGGGTTTTTGTCAACAAAAGATCACATGGAACTTGAGCCTATTCCAGGGACGAGCGAAAGTTCGTCCGACTTACCCCGACCTTCCTCGTCGGAAGTCAATGTTCCTTCGGATAACACCGATGGTGTGGAGTTATTAGCGACCAGTGTTAGTGCGGAAGGAGTGTTGGATCACAGATTTTAA
- the LOC140924599 gene encoding hyccin-like isoform X2: MDLKTVKEVLESCCKSESPTNIQKLKNDKNLINGIIQNLPEHYAHQLSDPVFKSLFELFRQSGKGEQLFVLQFVPVLIWTYLSASTRRDEKMVEIEEQKTKTFRLPSLSRPSIYHEPYQGLTASSTLTETALSRHEQSEMVVTSPGPGRPLNKITGMHRLSVLSAILYQYNANIVYMTEASHHSFCILALRLAKSGFYKLCQRCKEESESYFSTEEVTKLVNHPRITLSTELIQEITHGLYFLMYNGQRVIATKALEDLHWRAAHSLLAPAHMLTSAIKHSLEETGGLPRDGPLGLEIYLSDTQDNQTNSANTGKILALSTSGLKRSSHVSMEYPIVDTEEVEIEVETRKWSSSSDQAANEARKSHKKSHSLGYFKRPGFLSTKDHMELEPIPGTSESSSDLPRPSSSEVNVPSDNTDGVELLATSVSAEGVLDHRF, from the exons ATGGATCTGAAAACGGTGAAAGAAGTTTTAGAG TCATGCTGTAAATCAGAATCACCAACTAACATTCAGAAgttgaaaaatgacaaaaacctGATAAATGGAATAATTCAGAACTTACCTGAGCATTACGCACACCAG TTAAGTGATCCAGTCTTCAAGAGTCTCTTTGAGTTGTTTCGACAAAGTGGAAAAGGAGAACAGCTGTTTGTTCTTCAGTTTGTTCCTGTGTTAATATGGACGTATTTGTCAGCTTCAACAAGGAGAGATGAAAAG ATGGTGGAAATTGAAGAGCAAAAAACCAAAACATTTAGACTGCCATCTTTGTCAAGACCTTCAATTTACCATGAG CCTTACCAGGGACTAACAGCCTCGTCAACGCTAACGGAGACAGCACTGAGTCGACATGAACAGAGTGAGATGGTTGTAACTTCACCAGGTCCAGGGAGACCACTTAATAAAATAACTGGTATGCACAG GCTGTCTGTGTTAAGTGCCATTTTGTACCAGTACAATGCAAATATAGTTTATATGACTGAAGCTTCTCACCACAGCTTCTGCATTTTGGCACTAAG GCTCGCAAAAAGTGGTTTTTATAAACTTTGTCAAAGATGTAAAGAAGAATCTGAGTCCTATTTTTCAACAGAGGAGGTAACAAAGCTGGTCAATCACCCAAGAATCACTCTAAGCACGGAGCTGATTCAAGAGATTACACATGGCCTGTATTTCCTAAT GTACAATGGTCAAAGGGTTATTGCAACTAAGGCTCTAGAAGATCTCCATTGGCGTGCAGCTCACAGTCTGTTAGCTCCAGCCCACATG ttgaccAGTGCCATCAAACATTCATTAGAGGAAACAGGAGGTCTCCCTAGGGATGGTCCTTTGGGACTGGAGATATACCTGTCAGATACACAGGACAACCAAACTAATAGTG CTAACACCGGAAAAATCCTGGCGTTGTCGACTAGTGGATTGAAAAGGTCTAGTCACGTTTCCATGGAATACCCGATCGTGGACACAGAGGAGGTCGAAATTGAAGTTGAAACAAGAAAATGGAGTTCCTCTTCTGACCAGGCTGCGAATGAAGCGAGAAAGTCGCACAAGAAATCTCACAGCCTCGGTTACTTCAAGCGTCCAGGGTTTTTGTCAACAAAAGATCACATGGAACTTGAGCCTATTCCAGGGACGAGCGAAAGTTCGTCCGACTTACCCCGACCTTCCTCGTCGGAAGTCAATGTTCCTTCGGATAACACCGATGGTGTGGAGTTATTAGCGACCAGTGTTAGTGCGGAAGGAGTGTTGGATCACAGATTTTAA